The Carassius carassius chromosome 16, fCarCar2.1, whole genome shotgun sequence genome window below encodes:
- the cart1 gene encoding cocaine- and amphetamine-regulated transcript protein — translation MLLLLLLEKSRSPYTPVSNQVLFPATMVSDRIFLLTITCSVLMLLVSCDDGLEIRSPEDDMKAQEEKELIEALQEVLEKLRNKQIPTAEKKFGWVPSCDAGEQCAVRKGARFGKLCSCPGGTTCSFSILKCL, via the exons ATGCTCCTTCTTCTGTTACTTGAGAAGAGTCGGTCACCATATACGCCTGTCTCAAATCAAGTCCTGTTTCCAGCCACAATGGTCAGTGATCGGATCTTTCTTCTAACCATAACCTGCTCCGTCTTAATGCTGCTAGTTAGCTGTGATGATGGTTTAGAGATCCGCTCGCCAGAAGATGACATGAAAGCTCAAGAGGAGAAAGAACTG ATCGAGGCTCTTCAAGAAGTGCTCGAAAAACTGAGAAACAAACAGATTCCCACTGCAGAGAAGAAGTTCGGTTGGGTCCCCTCG TGTGATGCAGGTGAGCAGTGTGCGGTTCGTAAAGGCGCTCGCTTCGGGAAGCTGTGCAGCTGTCCAGGAGGAACCACCTGCAGCTTCTCCATCCTCAAGTGTTTGTGA